CGACTTGGGCACCTGGTCGATGAACTCGACCGCCCTGACCTTCTTGTACGGCGCCACCTGGCCGGCCACGAAGTCGCCGACCTGTTGCTCCGTCAGCCCGCTGCCGGGGGTGCGGACCACGAACGCCTTCGGCCGTTCCTCGCCGTCCGCCCCGGTCACCCCGATCACGGCGGCGTCGGCCACCTCGGGGTGAGTGAGCAGCAGGGCCTCCAGTTCGGCGGGCGCGACCTGGTAGCCCTTGTACTTGATGAGCTCCTTCACCCGGTCCACCACGAACAGGTAGCCCCGCTCGTCCACCACGCCGACGTCCCCGGTGTGCAGCCAGCCGTCCGGGTCGATCATCGCGTCGGTCTCGCTCTTCCGGCCGAAGTAACCCCGCATCACCTGCGGTCCCCGGAACAGGAGTTCACCGCGCTCGCCGACGCCGAGGTCGGCGCCCGAGCCGTCCAGCGCGGTGACCCGCAGCTCGGTGGAGGCGACCAGCCGGCCGACTGTCCCGGCCGGCGGGTTCGGGTCGTCCAGCGGCACCACGTGGGTGACCGGCGACAGTTCGGTCATCCCGTACCCCTGGTGGATCCGCTCCAGCCCGAGCCTGCGGGCGGCGGTCGCGGCCAGCTCGGCGTCCAGCGGGGCGGCGGCGCTCAGCACGTAGCGGATCGAGGAGAGGTCGTACTGGTCCACCAGCGGATGCTTGGCCAGCGCCAGCACGATCGGCGGGGCGGCGAACACCCCCTCGATCCGCTGGTCCTGGATGGTTCGCAGGAACTGCTCCAGGTCGAAGCGCGGCAGCACCACCACCGTGGAGCCGGACCGGAGCGGGTGGTTGAGCAGTGAGGTCAGCCCGTAGATGTGAAAGAACGGGAGCACCGCCAGGATGCGTTCGCCCTCGCCGGTGGCGTGCACCGCGTCGGTCTGCAGCAGGTTGCTGCTGATGTTGCGGTGACTGAGCATCACGCCCTTGGGCAGGCCGGTGGTGCCGCTGGAGTACGGCAGGACGGCGATGTCGGTGGCCGGGTCGATCTCCGGGGTGGGCTCGGGGCCGGTACACGCCAGCAGGTCGGCCAGCGAGCGGTGGCCCTCGGCCTGGTCGCAGACGAAGATCTCCTCGACCGGGCTGCCCTCGGCCGCCAGCGCCTTGGCGGCCTCGGTGGCGACCGGCAGGAAGAGCGAGATGGTGATGATCCAACGGGCCCCGCTGTCGCGGAGCTGCCCGGCCAGTTCGGCGGCCGTGCTGAGCGAACTGACCGTGGTGACGGTGGCGCCCGCCCTGGTGGCTCCGTAGAAGGCGATCGGGTAGGCGACGGTGTTCGGGCTGAACAGCGCGATCCGATCGCCCTTACGCACCCCGGCCTCGGCCAGGCCCGCCGCACAGCGACGGCTGGCGCCGTCCAACTGCGCGTAACTGACGGACTGTCCGGTGAGACCGTCGATCAGGGCCGGTACGTCCGCGTGCGCGGCGAAGTCGCCGAGCACCGCGTCGTGGATCGGCAGGTCGAGCGGCTCGATGTCGGGGTAGTCGCTACGGAACGCCATAGGTGCCTCCTGGCGGGCGCTGGGTGGAGCGGGCCCTCCTAGAGTGGCGGCTGACGGGCGGCGCGGACAGAGTGCCGACAGGGCTCAGGCACTCAGGCGAGGTCGAACGCCTGCGGGTAGACGAAGGCGCCGCGCAGCGAGGGCTGGTACGCCGCGAGCGGGCGGGCCTGGAAGAACCGGCCCCAGGTCGGGTCCGGCGCGGTGATGCCGTACTCGGTACTGGGCCGGAAGCCGTACCGGCCGTAGTAGTCGGGGCTGCCCAGCAGCGCCACCAGCGGCTCGCCGAGCGCATCCGCCCCACCAAGTACCGCGTGCACCAACGCCAGCCCCACGCCCTGCCGTTGGTGCCCCGGCAGCACACTGATCGGGCCGAGCCCGACCACCGGCGCACCGTCCACGTGGGCCCGGCTGCACACCACGTGCCCGACCACCGCCCCGTCGGTGCCGGTGGCGACCATGGACAGCGGGGGCAGCCAGGCGGGGCCGGAGCGGAGCTGGTCGAGCAACGCGACCTCGATCGGCTCCACGGTCTCGGCCCGGGCGAAGGCGACGGCGGTCACGGCCCGGACGGCGGCCACGTCGGCGGGGGTCTCTCGTCTGATCAGCACCGGCACAGTGTGGGTTCAGCGACCTTGCGGAGCAACGGAATTACCGC
This genomic interval from Kitasatospora gansuensis contains the following:
- a CDS encoding 4-coumarate--CoA ligase family protein, with protein sequence MAFRSDYPDIEPLDLPIHDAVLGDFAAHADVPALIDGLTGQSVSYAQLDGASRRCAAGLAEAGVRKGDRIALFSPNTVAYPIAFYGATRAGATVTTVSSLSTAAELAGQLRDSGARWIITISLFLPVATEAAKALAAEGSPVEEIFVCDQAEGHRSLADLLACTGPEPTPEIDPATDIAVLPYSSGTTGLPKGVMLSHRNISSNLLQTDAVHATGEGERILAVLPFFHIYGLTSLLNHPLRSGSTVVVLPRFDLEQFLRTIQDQRIEGVFAAPPIVLALAKHPLVDQYDLSSIRYVLSAAAPLDAELAATAARRLGLERIHQGYGMTELSPVTHVVPLDDPNPPAGTVGRLVASTELRVTALDGSGADLGVGERGELLFRGPQVMRGYFGRKSETDAMIDPDGWLHTGDVGVVDERGYLFVVDRVKELIKYKGYQVAPAELEALLLTHPEVADAAVIGVTGADGEERPKAFVVRTPGSGLTEQQVGDFVAGQVAPYKKVRAVEFIDQVPKSAAGKILRRQLRDRT
- a CDS encoding GNAT family N-acetyltransferase yields the protein MLIRRETPADVAAVRAVTAVAFARAETVEPIEVALLDQLRSGPAWLPPLSMVATGTDGAVVGHVVCSRAHVDGAPVVGLGPISVLPGHQRQGVGLALVHAVLGGADALGEPLVALLGSPDYYGRYGFRPSTEYGITAPDPTWGRFFQARPLAAYQPSLRGAFVYPQAFDLA